A single region of the Schizosaccharomyces osmophilus chromosome 3, complete sequence genome encodes:
- the mug4 gene encoding Schizosaccharomyces specific protein, DNAJ domain translates to MSIFAIPRLFSSRSSASSRHPDFHYLQIQSQGTWLPAFTSHFQAEYTIIPLANRNPLPLPLLHLFLCSFAIPRLSFRLHTSDGVCLLELVRDTDSSSISAYLNREDDCCSPPRFRFSCIEELLQHSASLDNSSTNSPHLQEHPSIISLSDHSSSCSSSPPNSSGSDFSSSESSDASFDYTTLANTKDPLVSLDILDDSFSLTIFDTNQVTKAVLVLELHVPIFRDFLSLEKYVPLSFLPSNFDIALSFLSPISSPQSTLQLSVDQVSMGIPKSTQTRIKSFDKRKRETHSEEGGQTTSWPPFSMSEFTFKLGPQLRVYQKPLSVWRPESSLCTLTAEIQTIPLNQEASLFEISCKLTFACESLKFLKLLPSPSQMSSSSPASKLKPRFFILVSESFINQDLSKLAPLRLIGTDPPNSTNVDLQGFRICEFEAGFPFSSCTYSFVFQQVTESGAKAYVPMVLSPLPSLCSLEIERPPFPCEVVVPHTAITDSWIPNNSNQLNVLSYHRKSSSPCVRPFQFQVSKLPSFSSPKFPWPKEYTWISSSTLSIQPSDGGMDVLLSMNIVSSLKPGKELIRIVQPKYSSLSWGMVNGHPKTEHRMVLFESGEVVVFQGRYPTSSVDICWSIKSVYEKCSNFTSIKLSIPTPNVPSLVPTMIHIQSTSYFLAGYIDPNSKRTMLKQPVSVTQLAWNNQTVSDLILCYEIEEQSHDETNVVLPAPSAWQVFCSRSQSLLLMLSCFGILLLLVYQLTLPLEAVTDQASFLTTPLPKNFENHENLRSLQIKLLQAQAFNQKLQEQHQTITKEVHKTVSVTSCTNTEYIASPTKLSSLELEKQQFQNAFGFLRFNKKNNATN, encoded by the exons ATGAGCATCTTTGCTATTCCCCGGTTATTTTCTTCGCGTTCATCTGCTTCTTCACGACATCCagattttcattatttacaAATTCAATCTCAAGGAACTTGGCTTCCTGCGTTTACCTCCCATTTCCAAGCCGAATATACT ATTATCCCCCTTGCCAACAGGAatcctcttcctcttcctttGCTCCATCTGTTTCTCTGTTCCTTTGCCATTCCccgtctttcttttcgtctGCATACTTCAGATGGCGTATGCCTCCTTGAGCTTGTGCGTGATACCGACTCATCCTCAATCTCTGCTTATTTGAATCGAGAAGACGATTGCTGTTCCCCTCCTCGTTTCCGCTTTTCTTGCATTGAGGAACTCCTTCAACACTCAGCTTCTTTGGACAACTCTTCCACAAACTCTCCTCATCTGCAAGAACATCCGTCTattatttctctttctgatcattcttcttcttgctcttcttcaCCTCCTAATTCTTCAGGCTCTGATTTCTCGTCGTCGGAATCGTCTGATGCATCCTTTGATTATACCACTCTGGCAAACACCAAAGACCCTCTTGTCTCCCTTGACATTTTGGATGACTCTTTCTCCTTGACTATCTTTGATACAAACCAAGTAACAAAAGCCGTACTTGTGTTGGAATTGCATGTTCCCATCTTTCGTGATTTCCTTTCTCTAGAGAAATACGTTCCGCTATCCTTCCTACCTTCCAACTTTGACATCGCTCTTTCCTTTCTGTCTCCGATTTCTTCCCCTCAATCCACCCTGCAACTATCCGTGGATCAGGTCAGCATGGGCATTCCGAAATCTACGCAAACACGAATAAAATCCTttgacaaaagaaaacgagaaaCGCATTCGGAAGAAGGAGGACAAACTACTTCTTGGCCACCCTTTTCGATGTCTGAATTTACTTTCAAACTTGGTCCACAGTTACGAGTATACCAGAAACCTCTTTCTGTTTGGCGCCCCGAAAGCTCCCTTTGTACTCTTACGGCCGAAATTCAAACTATTCCTTTAAACCAAGAAGCTTCCTTGTTTGAAATCTCTTGCAAACTTACTTTTGCTTGTGAGTCGcttaaatttttaaaacttcttccttctcctTCTCAAATGTCATCTTCATCCCCTGCTTCTAAACTTAAACCAcgtttctttattcttgtCTCCGAATCTTTCATTAATCAAGATTTATCAAAGTTAGCCCCTCTTCGACTCATTGGCACAGATCCACCTA ATTCCACAAACGTTGATTTACAAGGCTTTCGTATATGTGAATTTGAAGCGGGCTTCCCATTTTCTAGCTGTACGTACTCGTTTGTGTTCCAGCAAGTCACTGAATCCGGCGCAAAGGCGTATGTGCCAATGGTTTTGTCTCCTTTGCCATCTCTATGTAGTCTAGAGATTGAACGACCTCCTTTTCCTTGTGAAGTCGTCGTCCCACATACTGCGATTACCGACTCCTGGATTCCCAATAATTCGAATCAATTAAATGTCCTTTCTTATCATCGAAAAAGTTCCAGTCCTTGTGTACGACCCTTTCAGTTTCAGGTCAGCAAATTACCTTCGTTTTCTAGCCCGAAATTTCCTTGGCCTAAAGAGTATACTTGGATCAGTTCCTCCACACTCTCAATTCAGCCCTCTGATGGTGGTATGGATGTTTTGCTATCCATGAACATTGTTTCTTCCCTAAAACCAGGAAAGGAACTCATCCGTATTGTTCAGCCCAAATATTCCTCATTAAGTTGGGGCATGGTGAACGGCCATCCAAAAACAGAACATCGAATGGTTCTTTTCGAAAGTGGTGAAGTTGTAGTATTTCAAGGCCGCTATCCAACTTCTTCGGTTGACATTTGCTGGAGTATCAAATCTGTGTATGAAAAGTGCTCAAACTTCACATCTATTAAACTTTCAATTCCTACACCTAATGTACCCTCTCTTGTCCCAACTATGATTCACATTCAATCGACTTCTT ATTTTCTTGCTGGTTACATTGATCCTAATAGCAAACGAACGATGCTTAAACAACCTGTTTCAGTCACTCAATTGGCATGGAATAATCAAACTGTTTCCGATTTAATCCTCTGCTATGAAATAGAAGAACAAAGTCATGATGAAACTAAT GTTGTACTTCCTGCACCTAGTGCTTGGCAGGTTTTCTGTTCTCGTTCACAATCTTTGCTTTTAATGTTAAGTTGCTTCGGAATTCTGTTACTTTTAGTTTATCAACTAACTTTACCACTTGAAGCAGTAACTGATCAAGCCTCGTTTTTGACTACACCTTTGCCaaagaattttgaaaaccaTGAAAATTTGAGAAGCTTGCAAATCAAACTCTTACAAGCTCAAGCGTTCAATCAGAAACTGCAAGAGCAGCATCAAACAATAACAAAGGAAGTACACAAAACTGTATCTGTTACTAGTTGTACAAACACCGAATATATTGCCTCACCTACGAAACTTTCCAGTTTAGAGCTTGAAAAGCAACAGTTTCAAAATGCGTTTGGATTTTTGCGTttcaacaagaaaaacaatgcAACgaattga